Proteins encoded within one genomic window of Candidatus Berkiella cookevillensis:
- a CDS encoding PilZ domain-containing protein: MDKKPRPGMLSLTIRDKYVLYASYMPFVKGGGLFIPTTKPYEMGDEVFMILNLMEETEKLSVSGKVVWITPNGSQGNKASGIGVQFKEDESTNIRNKIETYLAGLLQSDRSTHTM, encoded by the coding sequence ATGGATAAGAAGCCTCGCCCAGGCATGCTCTCTCTTACTATTAGAGATAAATATGTATTGTACGCAAGTTATATGCCCTTCGTGAAAGGAGGGGGATTGTTTATTCCAACAACAAAACCATATGAAATGGGTGATGAAGTATTTATGATTTTGAACTTAATGGAAGAAACAGAAAAATTATCTGTTTCTGGTAAAGTTGTATGGATTACGCCTAATGGTTCACAAGGCAACAAAGCCAGTGGTATTGGTGTGCAATTTAAAGAAGATGAAAGTACGAATATCCGTAATAAAATAGAAACCTATTTGGCTGGGTTGCTGCAGTCCGATCGCTCAACGCATACAATGTAG
- a CDS encoding DNA polymerase III subunit has protein sequence MDGILQPNQISKLLQPFMQHAQSNTLHHALLFYGAEKRGKLASAKYFAQYLLCSNKNSNGYCGQCRSCYSFQKALESTDNTHPDCFCLGEDEDTSVGIDDIREIINFLSLTPHYGQKKIVIINRADKLNRASQNAILKVLEEPPSYGSFILIAENTKLLLPTILSRCLQYRFKEPSFQESIAELKAQFADQSCDEQTLKAVHTLANGNVEKAKMWLTSPVWQNKDAIVERFVFGQISKEVALQQILSQHALEALYLIYYGVSDLIKYIDNQQTEHIYILNARQLQSSAGKYTQINCFRYLRQVQQAIKAVQEIAGVNKLLLFQNLYNWKCMEG, from the coding sequence ATGGACGGTATTCTACAACCAAATCAGATTTCAAAGTTATTGCAGCCTTTTATGCAGCATGCACAGTCCAATACTTTGCATCATGCCTTGTTATTTTATGGTGCTGAAAAACGAGGTAAATTGGCATCTGCAAAATACTTTGCTCAGTATTTGTTGTGCTCGAATAAAAATTCAAATGGTTATTGTGGTCAATGCAGGAGTTGTTATTCATTTCAAAAAGCTTTGGAGAGTACTGATAATACACATCCAGATTGCTTTTGCTTAGGCGAAGATGAAGATACTTCTGTTGGTATTGATGACATACGTGAGATTATCAATTTTCTGAGTCTAACCCCACATTATGGGCAAAAGAAAATTGTCATTATAAACAGAGCAGATAAATTAAATCGTGCTTCACAAAATGCAATATTAAAAGTTCTAGAAGAACCGCCATCCTATGGTTCTTTTATTCTGATTGCTGAGAATACAAAATTATTGTTGCCGACCATACTCAGCCGCTGTCTTCAGTATCGATTTAAAGAACCTTCCTTTCAAGAGAGTATCGCTGAATTAAAAGCACAGTTTGCGGATCAGTCATGCGATGAGCAAACACTCAAGGCAGTGCATACCCTTGCAAATGGCAATGTTGAAAAAGCAAAAATGTGGTTAACTTCTCCTGTGTGGCAGAACAAGGATGCTATTGTAGAGCGCTTTGTCTTTGGGCAGATCTCAAAAGAAGTTGCGTTGCAGCAAATTTTGTCACAGCATGCCTTGGAAGCTCTATACTTAATATATTATGGGGTGAGTGACCTTATTAAATATATTGATAACCAGCAGACTGAACATATATACATTCTTAATGCAAGACAATTACAATCCAGCGCTGGTAAATACACGCAAATAAATTGTTTTCGATACTTGAGACAGGTACAACAGGCTATTAAAGCAGTGCAGGAAATAGCTGGGGTTAATAAGTTATTATTATTTCAGAACTTGTATAATTGGAAGTGTATGGAGGGGTAA
- the tmk gene encoding dTMP kinase: MSKAQAAKFISLEGIEGVGKSTNMDYLASLLTKYKKDFIRTREPGGTHIAEAIRHILLQTKDEVLLPKTEILLLYAGRYQHVNHVIKPALENNQWVLCDRFLDATLAYQGGGRQQPLASILQLNDWVLGDFKPNYTIILDAPVEVALTRIQKRKNLDRFEKEDISFFTRIRNQYLALAEREPDRFRIVDASQNLHAVHEQLASIMHEIMQTE, translated from the coding sequence GTGAGTAAGGCTCAGGCTGCTAAATTTATTTCACTAGAAGGTATTGAAGGCGTAGGTAAATCCACCAATATGGATTACCTTGCTTCACTTTTAACAAAGTATAAAAAAGACTTTATACGCACAAGAGAACCGGGTGGAACACACATTGCAGAAGCAATTCGCCATATTTTATTGCAAACAAAAGATGAAGTGTTATTACCCAAAACAGAAATTTTATTATTGTATGCTGGCAGATATCAACATGTGAATCATGTGATCAAACCCGCGCTTGAAAACAATCAATGGGTTTTGTGCGATAGATTTTTAGATGCAACCCTAGCTTATCAAGGTGGTGGCAGACAGCAGCCACTAGCGTCTATTTTGCAGCTCAATGATTGGGTATTAGGGGATTTTAAACCAAATTATACCATTATCTTAGATGCGCCCGTTGAAGTTGCATTAACGCGTATACAAAAACGCAAAAACTTAGATCGCTTTGAAAAAGAAGATATTAGCTTTTTTACGCGTATTCGTAATCAATATTTAGCACTCGCCGAAAGAGAGCCAGATCGCTTTAGAATCGTCGATGCAAGTCAGAACTTGCACGCAGTGCATGAGCAGTTAGCGTCTATCATGCATGAAATAATGCAGACAGAATAA